In one window of Synechococcus sp. M16CYN DNA:
- a CDS encoding Gfo/Idh/MocA family oxidoreductase, whose protein sequence is MFTQPIGVAIAGLGFGEKVHLPALESNPDLKAVALWHPRRERLDLACTLSGLNGYDSWDALVADPDVDAVIIATPPAPRFDLALQALHAGKHLLLEKPIALHVDQAMELQRLALQQRLSVAVDYEYRAVPLFMQAERLLRAGAIGTPWLVKLDWLMSSRADAGRGWNWYSDRSAGGGVIGALGTHAFDILAWLIGPVGSVQALNKVSIGKRPGLDGRMVSVDAEDVSLIQTTLQWEGSSVCSVPAQITLASVARNGRGCWFEVYGSEGSLILGSENQKDYVHGFTLWHAASGESLRHIQPDTDLAFSTTWSDGRVAPVARVQSWWAQSIYSGKPMVPGLMEGIASRLCCDAAATN, encoded by the coding sequence ATGTTCACCCAACCCATAGGAGTTGCTATCGCCGGACTTGGTTTTGGTGAAAAGGTACACCTGCCTGCTTTGGAATCCAATCCAGACTTAAAGGCCGTTGCTCTCTGGCATCCACGCCGAGAGCGACTAGATTTAGCTTGTACGTTGTCAGGGCTCAACGGCTACGACAGCTGGGATGCTTTAGTTGCCGATCCTGACGTTGATGCGGTCATTATCGCTACGCCACCTGCTCCTCGTTTTGACCTTGCCTTGCAGGCCTTGCATGCAGGTAAACATCTTTTATTGGAAAAACCCATTGCATTACATGTGGATCAGGCGATGGAACTTCAAAGGTTGGCTTTGCAACAGCGTCTCAGTGTTGCTGTGGACTACGAATACCGAGCAGTACCGCTGTTTATGCAAGCGGAGCGCTTGCTTCGCGCTGGTGCGATTGGGACTCCTTGGTTAGTGAAACTGGACTGGTTGATGAGTAGTCGCGCGGATGCCGGCCGAGGTTGGAATTGGTACTCTGATCGCAGCGCTGGCGGTGGTGTCATTGGTGCTCTGGGCACTCATGCTTTTGATATTCTGGCGTGGCTAATAGGTCCTGTTGGCTCGGTCCAAGCGCTTAACAAAGTTTCGATTGGAAAGCGTCCTGGTTTGGACGGGAGGATGGTGTCGGTGGATGCAGAAGACGTATCTTTGATTCAGACCACGTTGCAATGGGAGGGGAGTTCTGTTTGCTCAGTTCCAGCACAGATAACCCTTGCCTCCGTTGCGCGCAACGGACGCGGCTGTTGGTTTGAGGTCTATGGGTCTGAAGGTAGCTTAATCCTGGGTAGCGAGAATCAAAAAGATTATGTTCATGGTTTTACGCTATGGCATGCGGCATCCGGAGAATCGCTACGCCATATTCAACCCGACACAGATTTAGCTTTTTCAACCACGTGGAGCGATGGGCGCGTGGCACCAGTGGCGCGAGTTCAGAGTTGGTGGGCCCAGAGCATTTATAGTGGCAAACCTATGGTTCCCGGACTAATGGAAGGAATAGCAAGCAGACTCTGCTGCGACGCTGCGGCTACCAATTAG
- the fba gene encoding class II fructose-bisphosphate aldolase (catalyzes the reversible aldol condensation of dihydroxyacetonephosphate and glyceraldehyde 3-phosphate in the Calvin cycle, glycolysis, and/or gluconeogenesis), with product MALVPLRLLLDHAAENGYGIPAFNVNNLEQVQSIMEAAHETDSPVILQASRGARTYAGENFLRHLILAAVETYPDIPVVMHQDHGNSPATCFGAAANGFTSVMMDGSLEADAKTPASYDYNVKVTREVVDVAHAIGVSVEGELGCLGSLETGKGEAEDGHGFEGELSKDQLLTDPAEAADFVSKTKVDALAIAIGTSHGAYKFTRKPTGEVLAISRIAEIHKAIPNTHLVMHGSSSVPQEWLEMINKYGGAIPETYGVPVEEIQEGIRNGVRKVNIDTDNRLAFTAAVREAAIADPANFDPRHFNKPARKYMKQVCLDRYRQFWAAGNASKIKQCDINYFASQYAKGVLDPKTAVVAA from the coding sequence ATGGCGCTCGTTCCTCTTCGATTACTGCTAGACCATGCCGCAGAAAACGGCTACGGCATCCCTGCATTCAACGTAAATAACCTCGAGCAGGTGCAGTCGATCATGGAAGCAGCGCATGAAACCGATTCTCCTGTAATCTTGCAGGCTTCTCGTGGTGCGCGAACCTATGCAGGCGAAAATTTCCTACGTCATCTGATTCTGGCTGCTGTCGAGACGTATCCGGATATCCCGGTGGTGATGCATCAAGATCACGGCAATAGCCCTGCCACCTGTTTCGGTGCTGCAGCGAATGGATTTACTTCCGTGATGATGGACGGCTCTTTGGAAGCTGACGCCAAGACTCCCGCTAGCTACGACTACAATGTTAAAGTCACAAGGGAAGTAGTTGATGTGGCCCACGCAATCGGCGTTAGCGTGGAGGGTGAATTGGGTTGTCTTGGTTCTCTTGAAACCGGCAAGGGTGAAGCCGAAGACGGTCACGGTTTCGAGGGTGAGTTATCCAAAGATCAGTTGCTGACTGACCCTGCTGAAGCAGCTGATTTTGTGTCCAAAACCAAAGTGGACGCTCTGGCGATCGCCATTGGTACCAGTCATGGTGCTTACAAATTCACCCGCAAACCTACTGGCGAGGTGCTAGCAATCAGCCGCATTGCTGAAATTCATAAAGCAATACCCAACACCCACCTGGTAATGCATGGCTCCTCATCTGTCCCACAAGAGTGGCTTGAGATGATCAATAAATACGGCGGTGCGATCCCTGAAACTTATGGTGTACCTGTCGAAGAGATTCAAGAAGGTATTCGTAATGGTGTACGTAAGGTGAATATTGATACTGATAACCGCCTTGCTTTCACCGCGGCTGTCCGCGAAGCCGCCATAGCTGATCCCGCTAATTTCGACCCTCGCCACTTCAACAAGCCGGCTCGGAAATACATGAAACAAGTTTGTTTGGACCGTTATCGGCAGTTCTGGGCTGCTGGTAATGCTAGTAAGATAAAACAGTGCGACATAAACTACTTTGCCAGTCAGTACGCTAAGGGCGTTCTTGATCCTAAGACTGCTGTTGTTGCTGCCTGA
- a CDS encoding class I fructose-bisphosphate aldolase, whose translation MRETRRVPASVPGVVFLSGGLSERSRVCSSQHDEQPT comes from the coding sequence ATTAGAGAGACAAGAAGAGTACCTGCCAGTGTTCCTGGGGTTGTTTTTCTCTCTGGTGGTTTAAGTGAGAGAAGCCGCGTCTGCTCATCTCAACACGACGAACAACCTACTTAA
- a CDS encoding YqeG family HAD IIIA-type phosphatase, with translation MVKITCRHWLQPNWDPGLTVAHLSLSHLTVRGIRAAVLDVDRTLLPGHDVTLPGPVLAWLMEAGQRLQLHLFSNNPSRSRISDVAAQIGVSFTAGAGKPRRGALRRVIADLDLPAERIAMIGDRLFTDVLCGNRLGLYTVLVRPVRVDGGACSNDRIQRLERTLARCMGVLTA, from the coding sequence GTGGTCAAAATAACATGTCGGCACTGGTTGCAGCCCAACTGGGATCCCGGCCTCACCGTTGCTCATTTATCGTTATCTCATCTGACCGTTCGAGGCATTAGAGCCGCTGTACTAGATGTGGATCGCACTCTCTTGCCGGGGCATGATGTCACGCTGCCGGGACCGGTTCTAGCTTGGCTAATGGAAGCCGGCCAGCGACTGCAATTGCATCTATTCAGCAATAACCCTTCGCGCAGCCGTATCTCAGACGTAGCTGCTCAGATCGGGGTGAGTTTTACTGCTGGGGCTGGCAAGCCCCGACGCGGAGCCTTAAGACGTGTGATAGCGGATCTTGATCTACCTGCTGAACGCATCGCGATGATTGGTGACCGCCTGTTTACTGATGTGCTCTGCGGGAATCGACTCGGACTTTACACTGTGCTTGTGCGCCCGGTTCGTGTCGACGGCGGTGCATGCTCAAACGATCGAATTCAGCGCTTAGAGCGCACCCTGGCGAGATGCATGGGGGTCCTTACGGCATGA
- the ruvX gene encoding Holliday junction resolvase RuvX gives MSFVCSVLSLDIGRRRIGLAGCDPLGITVTPLPALHRRHFKADLTVLRSHCLRRTVKGLVIGLPMDAAGQFTPQAEYYRRYGSRLARNLNLRLAWVNEHSSTWAAEERYGLRNDRTGKLDSAAAVLLLEQWLWEGPALKPVQLIALKVST, from the coding sequence ATGTCTTTTGTATGTTCCGTGCTCAGTTTGGATATAGGCCGGCGACGTATCGGTCTCGCTGGATGTGACCCTTTAGGCATCACTGTGACGCCCTTGCCTGCTCTCCACAGAAGGCATTTTAAAGCAGATCTCACGGTTCTGCGTAGCCATTGTCTTCGCAGAACAGTAAAGGGACTTGTTATTGGCTTGCCCATGGATGCAGCGGGTCAGTTCACACCACAAGCTGAGTACTATCGTCGTTATGGCTCACGATTGGCCCGTAACCTGAACTTGCGTTTGGCTTGGGTTAATGAGCACAGTAGCACCTGGGCAGCAGAGGAACGCTACGGTTTGCGGAATGATCGGACTGGTAAGCTAGACAGTGCGGCAGCTGTTTTGTTACTGGAGCAGTGGCTTTGGGAGGGGCCGGCGCTTAAACCGGTCCAGCTGATCGCTCTAAAAGTGAGCACCTAA
- a CDS encoding DUF3727 domain-containing protein, with protein MSDIGAEKSGDHPTLLVYDQEGHGLLCFLEYLIPLNGQDYALLSPVDTPVSLFRLRDDDEPEPITGVASNELILSVADVVLQEHDLVLMRSAITLTVGGELEDPEQEDLEELEDEDDFGDDVETFELLVSFMVDIQEYGLYIPLDPFLILVRMVDGQAELLSKSELDQIQPRIEAEFGEREWSK; from the coding sequence ATGTCGGACATCGGAGCAGAAAAGAGTGGTGACCATCCAACGCTGTTGGTGTACGATCAAGAAGGTCATGGTCTTCTGTGCTTTCTCGAGTATCTAATTCCATTGAATGGTCAGGACTATGCCCTGCTCTCACCCGTTGATACACCGGTTTCGCTGTTCCGGTTACGAGACGACGATGAACCTGAACCGATCACAGGCGTAGCGAGTAACGAGCTAATTCTCTCTGTTGCAGATGTGGTGCTTCAGGAGCATGATTTGGTTTTAATGCGTTCGGCTATCACTCTTACAGTGGGTGGGGAACTTGAGGACCCTGAACAAGAGGATTTGGAAGAACTAGAGGATGAAGATGATTTTGGTGATGACGTAGAGACCTTTGAGCTTTTGGTGAGCTTTATGGTGGATATTCAGGAATATGGTTTGTACATTCCTCTCGATCCTTTTCTCATTTTAGTGCGGATGGTAGATGGTCAAGCAGAACTTCTTAGTAAGAGCGAGCTCGATCAAATTCAGCCTCGCATCGAAGCTGAATTTGGGGAACGCGAGTGGTCAAAATAA
- the leuB gene encoding 3-isopropylmalate dehydrogenase: protein MAHYRVVLLPGDGIGPEITAVARQLLDVVAQRYGFQLDFEEQPIGGSAIDMIGDPLPEATLTACKTADAVLLAAIGSPRFDNLPREKRPETGLLKLRSGLNLFANLRPVRTVPALIDTSSLKREVIEEVDLIVVRELTGGIYFGRPKGRIEVNGDERGFNTMTYSASEVDRIARVAFEIARERNGRLCSVDKANVLDVSQLWRDRVDAMARSHDDIDVSHMYVDNAAMQLVSDPRQFDVLLTENLFGDILSDEAAVLTGSIGVLPSASLGSENPGLFEPVHGSAPDIAGQDKANPIAMVLSAAMMLRVGLKQNSAADDIERAVDTILSSGFRTNDLMSDGCIPLGCRAMGEQLLKAL from the coding sequence ATGGCTCATTACCGTGTCGTTCTTTTACCTGGCGATGGTATTGGCCCCGAAATTACAGCTGTTGCCCGCCAATTGCTGGATGTTGTAGCACAACGATATGGATTTCAACTCGATTTCGAAGAGCAACCTATCGGTGGTAGCGCCATCGACATGATCGGCGATCCACTGCCTGAGGCCACGCTTACGGCATGTAAAACAGCCGATGCCGTGCTTTTGGCAGCGATCGGTAGCCCCCGCTTCGACAACCTGCCTCGGGAAAAACGACCCGAAACTGGATTGCTCAAACTTCGTTCAGGACTCAACCTATTTGCCAATCTGCGACCGGTCAGAACCGTTCCCGCGCTGATTGACACCAGCAGCCTCAAGCGAGAGGTGATTGAGGAGGTTGACCTGATAGTGGTTCGTGAGCTCACCGGTGGGATCTATTTTGGTCGGCCAAAGGGACGTATCGAAGTCAATGGTGACGAAAGAGGATTTAACACCATGACGTACTCCGCTTCAGAAGTAGATCGCATCGCGAGGGTAGCTTTTGAAATTGCTAGGGAGCGAAACGGTCGTCTTTGCTCGGTGGACAAGGCTAACGTACTGGATGTAAGCCAACTTTGGCGCGACCGTGTCGATGCAATGGCACGCAGTCACGACGACATAGATGTGAGCCACATGTATGTAGATAACGCCGCTATGCAGCTGGTGAGTGACCCACGTCAGTTTGATGTGCTACTCACCGAAAATTTATTCGGCGACATACTGAGCGACGAGGCGGCAGTCCTGACGGGTTCGATTGGCGTGCTGCCCTCTGCTTCTCTAGGTAGTGAAAATCCGGGCTTGTTCGAGCCGGTTCACGGCTCTGCTCCCGACATAGCAGGCCAAGACAAGGCAAATCCGATCGCCATGGTACTTTCCGCCGCCATGATGCTACGCGTTGGTTTGAAGCAGAACTCTGCTGCTGATGATATTGAACGAGCCGTAGATACTATTCTTTCTTCTGGATTTCGAACCAACGATTTGATGTCAGATGGCTGTATTCCTCTGGGATGTCGGGCTATGGGTGAGCAACTACTTAAAGCTCTTTAA
- the proB gene encoding glutamate 5-kinase, whose amino-acid sequence MTLWTVKLGTSLLRENTAVMIDGYAAVIAAAIRRRDHVLLVTSGAVGLGCQKLNLSQRPNSVIALQAAAAIGQGHLMALYERAMAAHGLSVAQVLLTRSDLVDRRRYQNASGTLQQLLTWGVLPIINENDALSPAELRFGDNDTLSALVAAAVGAQQLILLTDVDRLYSSDPRIEAAARPITDVQHPQELKHLKIDAGNGGRWGTGGMITKLAAARIATASGVTVQLADGRDPTRLGRLLQGERGGTIFHPHPEPLGNRRSWLAHVLEPEGELQLDAGACEALLYRGASLLLVGVTAVNGDFDANQVVMLLDPNGVELGRGLCSQTSVQLRRALVSRLGVTGSPVVIHRDALVLKNR is encoded by the coding sequence ATGACGCTGTGGACCGTGAAGCTTGGCACGAGCCTCTTGCGGGAGAATACAGCTGTAATGATTGATGGCTATGCCGCAGTGATTGCCGCGGCTATACGACGCAGGGATCATGTATTACTGGTAACCAGTGGAGCTGTAGGTCTGGGCTGTCAGAAACTGAACCTTAGTCAGCGACCCAATTCCGTAATAGCTCTCCAGGCTGCCGCCGCTATCGGTCAGGGACATCTCATGGCTCTTTACGAGCGTGCGATGGCAGCACACGGCTTATCTGTCGCTCAGGTGTTGCTGACCCGATCTGATCTAGTAGATCGTCGCCGTTATCAAAATGCGTCAGGCACATTGCAACAGCTTTTGACTTGGGGCGTGCTCCCTATAATTAACGAAAATGATGCCCTTTCACCGGCTGAACTACGTTTCGGCGACAACGACACACTGTCTGCATTAGTTGCAGCAGCCGTGGGGGCTCAGCAACTGATCCTACTAACTGACGTGGATCGCTTGTATTCTTCTGATCCGCGTATCGAGGCCGCCGCGCGACCAATCACAGATGTTCAACACCCTCAGGAGCTAAAACATTTGAAGATTGATGCTGGTAATGGAGGGCGTTGGGGTACTGGAGGCATGATTACCAAACTAGCCGCCGCAAGAATCGCTACAGCTAGTGGGGTCACTGTTCAGTTAGCAGACGGACGTGATCCCACAAGATTAGGGAGGCTCCTTCAAGGAGAGCGAGGAGGTACCATTTTCCATCCCCATCCTGAGCCTTTGGGTAATCGTCGCAGTTGGTTAGCTCATGTTCTTGAACCAGAGGGAGAGCTTCAATTAGATGCGGGAGCCTGTGAGGCGCTTCTGTATCGAGGAGCGTCTTTACTTCTAGTTGGTGTTACTGCGGTGAATGGAGACTTTGATGCTAATCAAGTTGTGATGTTGTTGGATCCCAACGGTGTTGAACTGGGACGTGGTCTTTGCTCTCAGACCAGTGTCCAGTTACGCCGAGCCTTGGTATCAAGGCTCGGCGTAACTGGATCTCCGGTGGTGATACACCGTGATGCTTTAGTTCTCAAAAATCGATAA
- the accD gene encoding acetyl-CoA carboxylase, carboxyltransferase subunit beta, whose product MSLFDWFADRRKGQYVGNIKREPEEGDGLWSKCPECGLVVYLKDLRLNANVCAGCDYHHRIDSAERIALIVDPDSFQPLNVDLSPMDPLEFRDRRAYADRLRESQAATGLNDGVVTGLCQVDGILIGLAVMDFRFMGGSMGSVVGEKITRLVEECTSRKLPLLIVCASGGARMQEGMLSLMQMAKISGALERHREAELLYLPLLTHPTTGGVTASFAMLGDLILAEPKALIGFAGRRVIEQTLREKLPNNFQTAEYLQDHGFVDAIVPRTQLRSTLASLLRLHGSKSLKSVGA is encoded by the coding sequence GTGTCTCTGTTCGACTGGTTTGCTGACCGCCGTAAAGGTCAGTACGTCGGCAACATCAAACGGGAACCCGAAGAGGGTGATGGTCTTTGGAGTAAGTGTCCAGAGTGCGGTCTAGTTGTTTACCTCAAGGATCTACGCCTCAACGCTAACGTTTGTGCTGGCTGTGACTACCACCACCGAATCGACAGTGCCGAACGGATTGCCCTGATTGTTGATCCCGACAGTTTCCAGCCTCTGAACGTGGATCTCTCGCCCATGGATCCGTTGGAATTCCGAGACCGACGCGCCTATGCTGACCGTCTTCGCGAAAGCCAAGCTGCCACCGGATTAAACGACGGTGTCGTAACAGGGCTTTGCCAGGTGGACGGGATTCTAATCGGCTTGGCAGTGATGGATTTCCGCTTTATGGGCGGCTCTATGGGTTCGGTCGTGGGCGAGAAAATTACCCGTTTGGTTGAGGAATGCACTTCGCGCAAACTTCCATTACTGATTGTTTGTGCTTCGGGAGGCGCTCGTATGCAAGAGGGGATGCTAAGCCTGATGCAGATGGCTAAAATCTCGGGAGCGCTGGAGCGTCATCGGGAAGCTGAACTCCTATACTTGCCACTGCTAACTCATCCCACCACCGGGGGAGTGACGGCTAGTTTCGCTATGCTAGGTGATCTGATCCTGGCAGAACCAAAGGCTTTAATTGGTTTCGCCGGTCGTCGGGTGATCGAACAGACGCTGCGTGAAAAATTACCCAACAACTTTCAAACAGCCGAATATCTACAAGATCATGGTTTTGTAGACGCCATCGTTCCGCGGACCCAGCTCCGAAGCACGCTAGCTTCGCTGCTCCGCCTTCATGGATCCAAATCTTTAAAATCCGTTGGTGCATGA
- a CDS encoding phosphoribulokinase, which yields MSKRHPVVAVTGSSGAGTSTVKRAFEHIFAREGITPAVVEGDSYHRYERMPMKQAMADALSAGQNFSHFGPEANLFDELAELFRTYGETGAGQKRYYLHSPEEAAEHNARLGVNLDPGQFTPWEDIPSNTDVLFYEGLHGGVQGDGYDVASLADLLVGVVPITNLEWIQKIHRDNAERGYSAEAIVDTILRRMPDYINHICPQFSQTDINFQRVPTIDTSNPFICRNIPTPDESFVIIHFRKGAREKWGIDFGYLLRMIHDSFMSSPTSIVVNGGKMGFAMELILTPIIHRMIEDKNNPS from the coding sequence ATGTCGAAGCGTCATCCGGTAGTTGCTGTCACCGGTTCTTCCGGAGCTGGAACCAGCACCGTTAAGCGCGCTTTTGAGCACATCTTCGCTCGTGAGGGAATTACCCCTGCCGTGGTGGAAGGTGATAGCTACCATCGCTACGAGCGGATGCCGATGAAGCAGGCAATGGCTGATGCCCTATCGGCAGGACAGAACTTTTCTCACTTCGGACCTGAGGCCAACCTCTTTGATGAACTTGCAGAATTATTCCGCACCTATGGGGAAACAGGAGCTGGCCAAAAGCGCTACTACCTGCACAGCCCTGAGGAAGCGGCCGAACATAACGCCCGGTTGGGTGTAAACCTTGATCCAGGTCAATTCACCCCTTGGGAGGACATTCCATCAAATACCGATGTGCTCTTCTACGAAGGCCTCCACGGCGGAGTCCAAGGTGATGGTTACGACGTAGCTAGCCTTGCCGACTTGCTTGTGGGCGTAGTGCCGATCACCAACCTTGAGTGGATTCAGAAAATCCATCGCGATAACGCAGAACGTGGTTATTCGGCTGAGGCGATCGTGGATACGATCTTGCGCCGGATGCCGGATTACATCAATCATATTTGCCCGCAGTTCAGTCAGACTGACATCAATTTCCAGCGGGTTCCAACAATTGATACCTCTAACCCATTCATCTGCCGAAATATCCCAACTCCTGACGAAAGTTTTGTGATCATCCATTTCCGCAAGGGAGCCCGCGAGAAGTGGGGCATAGATTTCGGTTATTTGTTGAGAATGATTCACGACTCCTTCATGTCTAGTCCCACCAGTATCGTTGTAAACGGCGGTAAGATGGGTTTTGCCATGGAACTCATCCTTACTCCAATCATTCACCGCATGATCGAAGATAAAAATAATCCCAGCTAA
- a CDS encoding class I fructose-bisphosphate aldolase translates to MIATAQSLVESRKRILIVDEFTKTIGQGLGPINVGNIEANRLA, encoded by the coding sequence CTGATAGCGACAGCTCAATCTCTTGTAGAGTCTCGGAAAAGAATTCTTATTGTAGATGAATTTACCAAAACAATTGGTCAGGGATTAGGTCCAATCAATGTTGGAAACATAGAAGCAAACCGCCTGGCGTAA
- the lpxD gene encoding UDP-3-O-(3-hydroxymyristoyl)glucosamine N-acyltransferase: MRFSALVENLQTSEAGFRWSQLNIDPILIGAASLEQAHENQLSFLEKGHSLVSALNKSVAGALLLPDQQDLIQIASERNIPFAVIANPRLAFAEALELLHPRKRPLAEVHPTAVIDERSVVGPGTFIAPRVCIGASSRIGANCIVHPGVVIYNDVEVGDECELHANAVLHPGSRLGHGCVVSSNAVIGSEGFGFIPTTHGWRKMPQTGQVVLEDSVEVGCGTMIDRPSVGQTRIGAGSKIDNLVQIGHGVTIGRSCAFASQAGIAGGAKLGNGVILAGQVGVGNGAVVGDGATVSAKSGIQGKVAAGELVSGFPAIPHRLWLRCAATFSKLPEIVKALKELKRDVSR; encoded by the coding sequence ATGCGTTTTAGTGCCCTAGTTGAAAACTTACAAACCAGCGAAGCAGGATTTCGCTGGAGCCAATTGAACATCGATCCGATACTTATTGGTGCAGCCTCTCTCGAACAAGCTCATGAAAACCAGCTAAGTTTCTTGGAAAAGGGTCATTCCCTAGTCTCTGCACTCAATAAATCAGTCGCTGGTGCTCTACTTCTTCCCGATCAGCAAGACTTAATTCAAATCGCAAGCGAGCGAAACATTCCTTTTGCTGTAATCGCCAATCCACGCCTAGCTTTCGCAGAGGCGCTAGAACTGCTGCACCCGCGTAAACGTCCTTTAGCAGAGGTTCATCCCACCGCTGTGATCGATGAGCGGTCGGTGGTAGGTCCCGGCACCTTCATCGCTCCACGGGTTTGCATTGGTGCGAGTAGTCGCATTGGAGCAAATTGCATTGTTCATCCTGGCGTGGTGATTTACAACGACGTTGAAGTTGGTGATGAGTGTGAGTTGCATGCCAATGCCGTACTCCATCCTGGCAGTCGTCTCGGGCATGGATGTGTGGTGAGTTCAAACGCTGTAATTGGTTCAGAGGGATTTGGTTTCATACCTACGACCCACGGCTGGCGCAAGATGCCTCAAACCGGTCAAGTGGTACTGGAAGACAGCGTTGAAGTGGGTTGTGGCACCATGATTGACCGTCCATCCGTAGGACAAACTCGCATCGGAGCCGGCTCCAAGATCGATAATCTTGTTCAAATTGGCCACGGGGTAACTATTGGTCGCAGCTGCGCCTTTGCCTCTCAAGCAGGCATCGCGGGGGGTGCTAAACTGGGCAACGGCGTTATTTTAGCTGGACAAGTCGGCGTGGGCAACGGAGCCGTTGTAGGTGATGGAGCGACTGTGAGCGCCAAGAGTGGTATCCAGGGCAAAGTGGCGGCTGGTGAGCTGGTTAGTGGCTTCCCGGCTATTCCACATCGTCTCTGGTTGCGTTGCGCCGCCACGTTTAGCAAGCTGCCTGAAATCGTGAAGGCGTTGAAGGAATTGAAACGCGATGTCTCTCGATAA
- a CDS encoding F420-0:Gamma-glutamyl ligase produces the protein MSLLIALLAFGLGVVWLELRHRLRPSSPLQMHPINWTVSSCPGKLRAEGVLEIHNPHLQMEVFIPELRVNPVLLGKADPSIFQVNTSIKADHPDEETRPDRYWVAYIVKGGKTTRVQITIDIVGPYPLERVDSLWVDVHWGNYGPFGHLQRRQGVVVPLSHPLPLTAAEAQFIPGDGCQVLPLQTHLLGPLDDAIEVLRRYASAIVEPGDVLTLGETPLATIQGRYRHPSEVEPSMVARLVCRAFHPTSSLASACGMQVLIDVVGPSRVLVAFLGGLLMRLVGVPGWFYRLAGCQARLIDDVTGTTPPYDQSLVLGPRHSASFCREAATALGVDVAVVDVNDLSRVKVLASSAGCDEALLHRALRLNPAGNANQRTPLVLIRPGLN, from the coding sequence ATGTCTCTATTGATTGCTCTACTTGCTTTCGGACTTGGCGTGGTCTGGTTGGAGCTTCGTCACCGGCTAAGGCCCTCCTCACCTCTGCAGATGCACCCCATTAATTGGACAGTGAGCAGCTGTCCTGGAAAACTCAGAGCTGAAGGAGTACTTGAGATTCATAACCCCCATTTACAGATGGAAGTTTTCATACCTGAATTGAGGGTGAATCCTGTTCTCCTGGGCAAAGCCGATCCATCAATTTTTCAAGTTAACACAAGCATTAAGGCCGATCATCCCGATGAGGAGACCAGGCCGGATAGGTATTGGGTGGCCTATATCGTAAAAGGTGGCAAAACTACGCGGGTTCAGATCACCATTGACATCGTAGGTCCATATCCTCTCGAACGTGTCGACAGCCTTTGGGTAGACGTGCATTGGGGAAACTACGGACCGTTCGGCCACCTTCAGCGTCGTCAGGGCGTGGTGGTACCTTTGTCTCATCCACTACCACTCACTGCAGCCGAAGCCCAATTCATACCTGGTGATGGCTGTCAGGTCCTGCCTTTACAAACTCACCTTTTAGGACCCCTGGATGATGCAATCGAGGTACTTCGGAGATACGCTTCTGCTATCGTCGAGCCCGGCGATGTGTTAACCCTTGGTGAAACTCCTTTGGCTACAATTCAGGGGCGGTATCGGCATCCTAGCGAAGTAGAACCGAGTATGGTGGCGCGATTAGTTTGTCGGGCTTTCCATCCTACCAGTAGTCTGGCCTCGGCCTGTGGCATGCAGGTTTTGATTGATGTGGTGGGACCAAGCCGCGTGTTAGTTGCCTTCCTTGGTGGATTGCTAATGAGATTGGTCGGAGTCCCGGGCTGGTTCTACCGCTTAGCAGGATGTCAAGCGCGTTTGATCGATGACGTTACAGGAACGACGCCGCCTTACGATCAAAGCCTTGTTCTCGGACCTAGGCACTCTGCTTCCTTTTGTCGCGAGGCTGCTACTGCCCTGGGAGTCGACGTTGCCGTCGTTGACGTTAATGATCTCAGTCGGGTGAAGGTGCTGGCATCCAGTGCTGGTTGTGATGAAGCTTTGCTGCATCGCGCTCTACGACTTAATCCGGCTGGCAATGCAAATCAGCGCACACCGCTGGTCCTTATACGCCCAGGGCTGAATTGA